A stretch of the Pedobacter sp. MC2016-14 genome encodes the following:
- a CDS encoding DEAD/DEAH box helicase — protein MSDYIIHEFKASLLNGIFILKHCADAVDTGVKGFYDLKPESIELNKALFPVPSAGAKVFDVAVVLAGQTLVMSCTCGQESKKLCDHSAQALFNIMNRDELRVFFDAKLRRDKMKQVAKDYGLEVEPDLDLHFELKYNKSDTLISPKVKELFAINRHTKEEAGQALFTNSDGLLPINGLLKKGVKTIVVFSQHRYYSHLTIGLYQAVETKDGKVKNPLTAVDPSDLIWKAENTSELKFLSGVLKFQNNYNAEASSSDLEGLKALAKNPLGLDIYTHDAEISANINANSIVPIKLKILGIDLILSVNQRGEFYEVSGKLLLEGESYPLEDLQVKHHYFIQLDRNWHLIDNPDFLRAIDFFKKHYDKMLVHQSKFDEFYTTILSNLEEKIKINYAYLKPATKTQKEEQGFDLENEQLIYLSESEDFVLLTPVIRYSNTEIPILSKKQIIAKDKYGTTFTLRRNEEEELHFIGNIAKQHPYFEEQLADGITADYFYMHRNHFLEPEWFLNAFEAWRSKGIIVMGFNKLNNNNLSQHKPTISIKVISGIDWFETSVKVAYNGEAISLKHLHKSIRNKSKFIKLDDGTMGILPDEWMRKFTDYFNAAELVEDSLHTHKINYNSIAELYDEHLLDESVKDQLAIYQGKLSGPEQILPVPVPEGLNAELRGYQQEGLNWLNFLDGFNFGACLADDMGLGKTIQIIAFILSQRNKGHQNTNLIVVPASLIFNWQAEVAKFAPSISIHTIYGADRIKNVQDFDAYEIVLTSYGTLLADIRFLKLYRFNYVFLDESQTIKNPDSQRYKSVRLLQSRNRVVLTGTPIENSTYDLYGQLSFACPGLLGSRQQFKELYAVPIDQFKESRPAKELQKKISPFILRRTKEQVAKELPDKTEMVIYCEMGTEQREVYEAEVQDIKDYIEGTLEDELKKSSMHILQGITRLRQICNSAELLKDDRFYGNASSKMEVLLEQIESKSPNHKILIFSQFVGMLDLIRVQLRHRGIAFEYLTGQTQNRARVVNSFQDDAGIRVFLISLKAGGMGLNLTEADYVYLVDPWWNPAVENQAIDRSYRIGQQKNVVAVRLICPDTIEEKIMKLQETKKELVNDLIKTDTDILKRLSKKDLLELFN, from the coding sequence ATGTCTGATTATATTATCCACGAGTTTAAAGCTTCTTTACTGAACGGTATTTTTATCTTAAAACACTGTGCGGATGCTGTGGATACGGGAGTTAAGGGCTTTTATGATTTGAAGCCCGAATCAATTGAGCTTAATAAAGCATTATTTCCGGTACCTTCTGCCGGGGCAAAAGTTTTTGACGTTGCGGTAGTGCTTGCAGGGCAAACATTGGTAATGAGCTGTACTTGCGGACAGGAAAGCAAGAAACTTTGTGACCACAGTGCGCAGGCGCTATTTAACATCATGAACCGTGATGAGCTGAGGGTATTTTTTGATGCAAAGCTTAGGCGGGATAAAATGAAGCAAGTTGCTAAAGATTATGGCCTGGAAGTGGAGCCGGATCTGGATTTGCATTTTGAGTTGAAATATAATAAAAGTGATACCTTGATTAGTCCGAAGGTTAAAGAGCTTTTTGCGATAAACAGGCACACAAAAGAAGAAGCGGGACAAGCCCTGTTTACTAACAGCGATGGTTTGCTGCCTATAAATGGCCTGCTTAAAAAAGGCGTAAAAACGATTGTTGTGTTTAGTCAGCACCGATATTATAGTCATCTAACAATCGGTTTGTACCAGGCGGTAGAAACTAAGGATGGCAAGGTTAAAAATCCTTTAACTGCAGTGGATCCTTCAGACCTGATTTGGAAAGCAGAGAATACTTCGGAACTGAAGTTTCTAAGTGGCGTGCTAAAATTTCAAAACAACTATAATGCAGAAGCCTCAAGTTCTGACCTGGAGGGCTTAAAAGCCTTGGCAAAGAACCCTTTGGGCTTGGACATATATACACATGATGCAGAGATATCAGCCAACATTAACGCAAATTCCATTGTACCCATTAAGCTTAAGATTCTTGGAATAGATTTAATCCTATCGGTAAACCAACGGGGGGAATTTTACGAAGTTTCTGGAAAACTGTTACTGGAGGGGGAATCTTATCCTCTGGAAGATTTGCAGGTAAAACATCATTATTTTATTCAGCTGGACCGCAACTGGCATCTGATAGACAATCCTGATTTTTTAAGGGCAATAGATTTTTTTAAAAAGCATTACGACAAAATGCTCGTTCATCAGTCTAAGTTCGATGAATTTTACACCACCATACTTTCTAACCTGGAAGAAAAGATAAAGATCAATTATGCTTATTTAAAACCGGCTACCAAAACGCAAAAAGAAGAGCAAGGATTTGACCTGGAGAATGAACAACTCATTTACCTTTCCGAATCAGAAGATTTTGTGCTTTTAACACCGGTGATACGGTACAGCAATACAGAAATCCCTATACTTTCTAAAAAGCAAATCATTGCAAAAGATAAGTACGGAACAACGTTTACCCTGCGCCGTAATGAGGAGGAGGAATTGCATTTTATAGGTAATATTGCCAAACAGCACCCTTATTTTGAGGAACAACTAGCAGATGGTATTACGGCTGACTACTTTTATATGCACCGAAATCATTTTTTAGAACCCGAATGGTTTTTAAATGCCTTTGAGGCATGGAGGAGCAAGGGAATTATCGTAATGGGCTTTAACAAGCTCAACAATAATAATCTGAGCCAGCATAAACCCACTATTTCTATTAAGGTGATCAGTGGCATAGACTGGTTTGAAACTTCGGTTAAAGTAGCCTACAATGGAGAAGCGATTTCTTTAAAACACCTGCACAAATCTATTCGTAATAAAAGCAAATTTATAAAGCTCGACGATGGTACTATGGGCATTTTGCCTGACGAATGGATGAGAAAATTTACGGATTATTTTAATGCTGCTGAATTGGTGGAAGACAGTTTGCATACCCATAAAATAAATTACAACAGTATTGCCGAGTTGTATGATGAGCATTTGCTGGACGAATCTGTAAAAGATCAACTGGCTATTTACCAGGGTAAGCTTTCTGGGCCCGAACAAATTTTACCCGTTCCAGTACCTGAAGGATTGAATGCAGAATTGAGAGGGTACCAGCAAGAGGGGTTGAACTGGCTTAATTTCCTGGATGGGTTTAACTTTGGCGCCTGTTTAGCTGATGATATGGGCTTGGGGAAAACCATCCAGATTATCGCTTTTATTTTGAGCCAGCGAAATAAGGGGCACCAAAATACAAACCTGATTGTAGTTCCTGCTTCGCTTATTTTTAACTGGCAGGCAGAAGTTGCTAAGTTTGCACCTTCCATTAGCATCCATACCATTTATGGTGCAGACAGGATTAAGAATGTCCAGGACTTTGACGCCTATGAAATTGTGCTTACTTCTTATGGAACTTTACTGGCAGATATTCGCTTTCTAAAATTATACCGTTTTAACTACGTGTTTTTAGACGAATCACAGACCATTAAAAACCCCGATTCACAGCGCTATAAATCGGTTCGTCTATTGCAATCGCGCAACAGGGTGGTACTTACCGGGACCCCTATAGAGAACAGTACTTACGATTTATATGGCCAGCTTTCTTTTGCTTGTCCGGGTTTATTGGGCAGCAGGCAACAGTTTAAAGAATTATATGCCGTACCCATTGATCAGTTTAAAGAGAGCAGGCCTGCCAAGGAACTTCAAAAAAAGATCAGTCCTTTTATCTTACGTCGCACCAAAGAACAGGTGGCAAAAGAACTTCCGGATAAGACAGAGATGGTTATTTATTGCGAAATGGGAACGGAACAGCGCGAGGTTTATGAAGCCGAAGTGCAGGACATAAAAGACTATATTGAGGGCACTTTAGAAGATGAGTTGAAAAAGAGCAGCATGCACATCTTACAGGGCATAACCCGGCTGCGGCAAATATGTAATTCTGCCGAGCTGTTGAAAGATGATCGTTTTTATGGCAATGCCTCGTCAAAAATGGAGGTACTCCTGGAGCAAATTGAAAGCAAATCACCAAACCACAAAATCCTTATTTTCTCGCAATTTGTAGGTATGCTGGATCTAATAAGGGTACAACTACGACACCGTGGAATTGCTTTTGAGTACCTGACCGGGCAAACGCAAAACAGGGCACGGGTAGTAAACTCCTTCCAGGACGATGCTGGTATACGGGTCTTTTTAATCAGCTTGAAAGCCGGGGGAATGGGGCTTAACCTTACAGAGGCAGATTACGTTTACCTGGTTGATCCGTGGTGGAACCCCGCAGTAGAGAACCAGGCCATAGACAGGAGTTACCGGATTGGGCAACAGAAAAATGTGGTTGCTGTACGTCTGATTTGTCCTGATACAATTGAAGAAAAAATCATGAAACTGCAGGAGACCAAAAAAGAACTGGTGAACGATTTAATTAAAACAGATACGGATATCCTGAAGCGCCTTTCCAAAAAGGATTTACTGGAATTGTTCAATTAA
- the uvrC gene encoding excinuclease ABC subunit UvrC codes for MSAFDYKKALADVPQNPGVYQFWDADDTLIYIGKAKSLRNRVGSYFNQDNQMNGKTRVLVSKIRKITFTIVDTEIDAWLLENSLIKKHQPRYNIMLKDDKTYPWIIIKKEPFPRLYWTRKLVKDGSTYFGPYASVGMMHTILDLIKETYPLRTCNLPLLPKNIAEGKFKVCLEYQIGNCKGPCQAYQSLNDYDHNIEEIKDILNGKIGNVIREVKQVIKTAAEELNFEHAHQYQRKLLVLEKYQSKSTVVNSSITNVDVVSIASDDRYAFVNYLKIMNGSIIQTQTIEIKKRLDETDEELLTIAITEFRTRFNSTSKEIIVPFEITLTDPTLKFTVPKLGEKKSLLDLSQKNVLFFRKEKLNQYEKLNPDLRSERILTQMQKDLRLTKLPQHIECFDNSNFQGKYPVSAIVVFKDAKPSKKDYRHFNVKTVEGPNDFATMEEAVYRRYKRMLEEDQPLPQLVIIDGGKGQLSSAMKSLKLLGIDKQLTVIGIAKRLEELFYPGDSYPLYLDKKSETLKVIQQLRDEAHRFGITFHRKKRDQGTLKTELEDIAGIGKTTADKLLRHFKSVKKIKEATEQELMQILNKAQVKTLLAHFSAHDLQ; via the coding sequence ATGAGTGCGTTCGACTATAAAAAGGCATTGGCCGATGTTCCGCAGAATCCTGGTGTATACCAGTTCTGGGACGCCGATGATACGCTGATTTATATTGGTAAGGCAAAAAGCCTTCGTAATCGGGTTGGATCTTATTTTAACCAGGACAATCAGATGAATGGCAAAACCAGGGTACTGGTTTCTAAAATCAGGAAAATCACCTTTACCATTGTTGATACCGAGATTGATGCCTGGCTATTGGAAAACAGCCTGATTAAAAAACATCAGCCACGTTACAACATCATGCTCAAGGATGATAAAACTTATCCCTGGATTATCATTAAAAAAGAACCTTTTCCACGTCTATACTGGACACGTAAACTGGTTAAAGACGGTTCAACTTATTTTGGGCCCTATGCTTCTGTAGGCATGATGCACACCATTCTGGACCTCATTAAGGAAACTTATCCATTGCGTACCTGTAACCTACCTCTTTTACCGAAAAATATTGCGGAAGGTAAATTTAAGGTATGCCTGGAATACCAGATTGGTAATTGCAAGGGACCATGTCAGGCTTATCAGAGTTTGAATGATTACGATCATAATATTGAAGAAATTAAAGATATCCTAAACGGCAAAATCGGTAATGTGATCCGGGAGGTAAAACAGGTAATTAAAACTGCTGCCGAGGAGCTTAATTTTGAACATGCCCACCAGTATCAGCGCAAGTTACTTGTACTGGAAAAATACCAAAGTAAATCTACCGTTGTAAACAGCTCTATTACCAATGTAGATGTGGTAAGTATTGCCTCTGATGACCGCTATGCCTTTGTGAATTACTTGAAAATCATGAACGGAAGCATCATCCAAACGCAAACTATAGAAATCAAAAAACGGCTGGACGAAACTGATGAGGAACTGTTAACGATAGCCATTACTGAATTCAGGACCAGATTTAACAGTACTTCTAAAGAGATCATTGTTCCATTTGAAATTACCCTGACCGATCCTACACTAAAATTTACCGTACCTAAATTAGGTGAAAAAAAGAGCCTCCTTGATTTATCGCAAAAAAACGTCTTGTTTTTTAGAAAGGAAAAGCTAAACCAATACGAAAAGCTCAATCCTGATTTGCGTTCTGAACGTATCCTTACTCAAATGCAAAAGGACTTACGCTTAACCAAACTGCCGCAGCATATTGAGTGTTTTGACAACTCTAACTTTCAGGGAAAATACCCTGTATCGGCTATTGTGGTTTTTAAGGACGCCAAACCTTCTAAAAAAGACTACCGGCATTTTAACGTTAAAACTGTTGAAGGGCCAAATGATTTTGCCACCATGGAGGAAGCTGTTTACCGTCGTTATAAGCGTATGCTGGAAGAGGACCAGCCATTACCTCAACTTGTGATCATTGATGGTGGCAAAGGGCAGCTTTCTTCTGCTATGAAGAGCTTAAAATTATTGGGGATTGACAAACAGCTTACAGTGATTGGGATTGCAAAAAGGCTGGAAGAATTGTTTTACCCTGGGGATAGTTATCCTTTGTATCTGGATAAGAAGTCAGAAACGCTGAAGGTAATTCAGCAATTGCGTGATGAAGCACACAGGTTTGGAATTACCTTCCACAGGAAGAAACGGGATCAAGGGACGCTTAAAACGGAATTGGAAGACATTGCTGGCATTGGCAAAACTACGGCAGATAAATTACTGCGCCATTTCAAATCGGTTAAGAAAATTAAAGAAGCTACAGAACAAGAGCTGATGCAAATATTAAATAAGGCGCAGGTAAAAACACTGCTAGCACATTTTAGTGCTCACGATCTTCAATAA
- the hemW gene encoding radical SAM family heme chaperone HemW, which translates to MSGIYIHIPFCKKACTYCDFHFSTSLKYAAEMTDAICKELILKKDRITDQVGTIYFGGGTPSVLPSPYLNKIFDTLTQHFSIASDAEITIETNPDDLDAKKIGELRQMPVNRFSIGTQSFFDEDLRWMNRAHNSNEAEDCIKRSQDAGFENLSIDLIYGYSLLTNEKWLKNIQKAIELQTPHISAYSLTVEPKTILASNIKRGKDIPINDEQSADQFQTLIAKLTGAGFEHYEISNLSLPGKYAVHNTNYWRGIPYLGIGPSAHGFDGTNRYHNVANNALYLQQLDNGKLAETVEELSNLDRFNEYIMTSLRTMWGTDLYKIAETYGKTYLEETLYNSKTFIERNWLICQNDKLTLTQEGKLFADHIASELFLIEDREH; encoded by the coding sequence ATGTCTGGCATCTATATCCACATCCCTTTTTGTAAAAAAGCATGTACCTATTGCGATTTTCACTTTAGTACCTCACTAAAGTATGCTGCGGAGATGACGGATGCCATTTGTAAAGAGCTTATCTTAAAAAAGGATAGAATTACAGATCAGGTGGGCACAATTTACTTCGGTGGTGGAACACCATCTGTATTGCCATCGCCATATCTGAATAAAATATTTGATACCCTTACCCAACATTTTTCCATTGCCTCTGATGCGGAGATTACCATAGAAACTAATCCTGATGATCTGGACGCAAAGAAAATAGGAGAGTTGCGACAGATGCCTGTCAACAGGTTTAGCATCGGTACGCAATCCTTTTTTGATGAAGATCTGCGATGGATGAACCGCGCGCACAATTCTAATGAGGCAGAAGACTGTATTAAAAGGAGCCAGGATGCCGGTTTTGAAAACCTGAGTATAGATTTGATTTATGGCTACTCCTTACTGACCAATGAAAAATGGTTAAAGAACATTCAAAAAGCCATAGAACTGCAAACCCCGCATATTTCTGCTTACTCCCTAACGGTAGAGCCAAAAACCATACTGGCCAGTAACATTAAAAGAGGAAAAGACATCCCCATTAACGATGAGCAAAGTGCAGATCAGTTTCAAACGCTGATTGCAAAACTTACAGGAGCCGGCTTCGAACATTATGAAATCTCTAACTTAAGCCTGCCAGGAAAATATGCTGTGCACAATACCAACTATTGGAGAGGTATACCTTATCTTGGGATAGGTCCATCAGCACATGGTTTTGATGGAACAAACCGCTATCATAATGTTGCAAATAATGCACTTTATTTGCAACAATTGGATAATGGTAAACTGGCAGAGACGGTGGAAGAGTTGAGTAATCTGGATCGTTTCAACGAATATATTATGACTTCGTTGCGCACCATGTGGGGTACAGACCTCTACAAAATTGCAGAAACTTATGGCAAAACTTATCTGGAAGAAACTTTGTACAACAGTAAAACCTTTATTGAACGCAATTGGTTAATTTGCCAAAATGATAAACTTACCCTAACCCAGGAAGGGAAGCTTTTTGCAGATCACATCGCTTCAGAGTTGTTTCTTATTGAAGATCGTGAGCACTAA
- a CDS encoding transglycosylase domain-containing protein, whose protein sequence is MSQPLLPADIKRYNLLLWKVLIGGIVCFALFIIAVGFGLFGQLPSFHYIEHPKSNQATEILCEDGRPLGTYFIQNRSNVTYPQISKNVIDALISTEDARFMDHSGIDFRRTFTILFYNLIGKKQGGSTITQQLALNMFSEEGRQKNFLKRLLQKFQEWIIAVKLERNYTKEEIITMYLNTVDFGNQAYGIKSAARVYFNTTPDRLNLTQAATLVGLQKGITRYSPTRNPERSLTRRNTVMAMMVKSEAITQEQFDQEQGKPLGLKFNAATVNEGIAPYFRTVLKADIKHIFQEHSILKADGTPYDLDRDGLRVITTIDYDMQVYAEAAQKEYMKTLQQQFNASWKGRNPYKGKELQIAQGVKRSDRYKELEAQGKSEEEIKADFNTPTEMSIFTWKGNVDTLMKPIDSVKYYKMLLRNAMMAMDPQTGFIKAWVGGINFEHFKYDQVKMGKRQVGSTAKPFTYAVAIENDYSPCFTVANEPVTIEVPGSPPYTPASSGTIPGPITLQKALAYSQNYVVAYLMKQVGPTAVATLAKKMGITSEVPAYPSICLGSFDASIFDMVGAYGVFANKGIWTEPTYIMRIEDKNGVVLYDKKPRVVSAMSEDVAYIMTRMLEGVVKNGTASRLSYKYGIRTPVGGKTGTTQNNSDGWFMGITPQLVAGVWTGCEDRAFHFLSTGEGAGANMALPIFAGFMKRVYANPKIKISKGDFEAPKNGTSIVYDCDKYQQQQQDTTELDQKLGF, encoded by the coding sequence ATGAGCCAGCCACTTTTACCAGCCGATATAAAACGATACAACCTACTACTCTGGAAGGTATTGATTGGAGGCATTGTATGTTTTGCCCTCTTTATAATTGCCGTAGGCTTTGGTCTTTTTGGTCAACTGCCATCTTTTCATTATATAGAGCATCCTAAAAGTAATCAGGCTACCGAAATTCTTTGTGAAGACGGACGACCATTAGGAACCTATTTTATCCAAAACAGATCTAACGTTACCTATCCGCAGATTTCAAAAAATGTAATTGATGCCTTAATCTCTACTGAAGATGCCAGATTTATGGATCATTCTGGTATAGACTTTAGAAGAACTTTTACCATTTTATTCTATAACCTTATTGGCAAAAAGCAAGGTGGGAGTACCATTACCCAACAGCTGGCATTGAACATGTTTTCTGAAGAAGGCAGACAAAAGAATTTTTTAAAACGCTTGTTACAAAAATTTCAGGAATGGATTATTGCGGTAAAACTGGAGCGTAACTATACAAAGGAAGAGATTATCACCATGTACCTGAATACGGTAGATTTTGGAAACCAGGCTTATGGTATTAAATCTGCTGCAAGGGTTTATTTTAATACCACACCAGATCGTTTAAACCTAACGCAAGCGGCCACTTTGGTTGGTTTGCAGAAAGGGATTACCCGTTACTCTCCTACCCGAAACCCAGAGCGTTCTTTAACACGGAGAAATACCGTAATGGCCATGATGGTAAAGTCTGAAGCCATTACACAAGAGCAATTTGACCAGGAGCAAGGAAAACCCCTGGGGTTAAAGTTTAATGCCGCGACTGTTAATGAAGGAATTGCGCCTTATTTCAGGACAGTTTTGAAGGCTGACATTAAGCATATTTTTCAGGAGCACTCTATTCTAAAAGCTGATGGGACACCTTATGACCTGGACAGAGATGGGCTAAGAGTAATTACAACTATTGACTACGACATGCAGGTATATGCTGAAGCTGCACAAAAGGAATATATGAAAACCCTGCAACAGCAGTTTAATGCCAGCTGGAAAGGCCGGAATCCTTACAAAGGAAAAGAACTACAGATTGCGCAAGGTGTAAAACGGTCTGACCGCTATAAGGAACTTGAAGCACAGGGTAAATCTGAAGAGGAAATTAAAGCTGATTTTAATACCCCTACCGAGATGTCTATTTTTACCTGGAAGGGTAACGTAGATACGCTAATGAAACCTATTGACTCGGTAAAATATTACAAAATGTTATTGCGTAACGCAATGATGGCAATGGATCCGCAAACTGGTTTCATTAAAGCCTGGGTTGGTGGTATTAACTTTGAACATTTTAAATATGACCAGGTTAAAATGGGAAAACGTCAGGTAGGATCAACAGCTAAACCTTTTACCTATGCTGTAGCTATTGAGAATGATTATTCTCCTTGTTTTACAGTGGCTAATGAACCGGTTACCATTGAAGTGCCGGGCAGTCCGCCATACACACCTGCTTCATCAGGAACCATTCCGGGGCCTATTACTTTACAAAAAGCCCTGGCCTATTCGCAAAACTATGTGGTAGCCTATTTAATGAAACAAGTAGGCCCTACTGCTGTAGCAACCCTCGCAAAGAAGATGGGCATTACATCAGAAGTACCCGCCTACCCTTCCATTTGTCTGGGCTCTTTTGATGCCAGTATTTTTGATATGGTTGGAGCTTATGGCGTATTTGCCAATAAAGGAATTTGGACAGAGCCAACTTATATTATGCGCATTGAGGACAAAAACGGGGTGGTTTTGTATGATAAGAAGCCAAGAGTGGTATCGGCCATGAGTGAAGATGTTGCGTACATCATGACCAGAATGCTGGAAGGTGTAGTAAAAAATGGTACGGCTTCCCGCTTAAGTTATAAATATGGAATCCGCACCCCGGTTGGCGGAAAAACAGGAACTACCCAGAATAACTCTGATGGTTGGTTTATGGGCATAACCCCTCAGTTGGTTGCTGGTGTTTGGACCGGTTGCGAAGACCGTGCATTCCACTTTTTAAGTACCGGTGAAGGAGCAGGTGCCAATATGGCCCTTCCAATATTTGCTGGTTTTATGAAAAGGGTCTATGCCAATCCGAAAATTAAGATCAGCAAAGGCGATTTTGAAGCACCTAAAAACGGAACTTCTATTGTTTACGATTGTGACAAGTACCAACAGCAGCAACAGGATACTACAGAACTGGACCAGAAGTTAGGGTTTTAA